Part of the Desulfovibrio porci genome is shown below.
GAAAAGAACAGCGAACTTGCCGGTCTGGACGCATCGCTACAACTTTGTGCGTCCGCATACGGCTCTTGGCAGAAAACCTCCAGCCTCAAGGCTGAGCGGAGGGTGAACAACGTGTTGACACTCTACACCTAGATCTGATCCGGCCCATGCTGGAAAGCCGGCGGCACGAATTCCACCTGCGCGTGGACGTCGAACACACGGACCTGATCGGCGACACGCATCGCATCCAGCAGATCCTGCTCAACCTGCTTTCCAACGCCGTCAAATACACGCCGGACGGGGGCTCCATCAGCCTTTCCATCAGCGAATCGCAGCCGCTCAATCCGTCCATGAGCCGCATCGTCATCGTAGTCGAAGACAACGGTTTCGGCATGAGCCCGGAATTCCAGAAACGGATTTTCGACTCCTTCGCGCGCTCCGACGACGAACGGGTGAACCGCATTCAGGGCACGGGACTGGGGATGCCCATTGTGCGCAATCTGGCACGGATGATGCAAGGCAGCATCGCCATTGAAAGCGAACTGGACCGGGGCAGCCGCTTTACCGTGGAACTGGACCTCTGCCGCCGGCGGGACCGGCGCGGCGCGGCCGGGACATGGAGTGGGACACCGACGGTTGACGCGACCGCGACGCCGCCCGCCGAACCGGAAGATTTCAGCGGCAGGCGCGTTCTGCTGGTGGAAGACAATGCCCTGAATATGGAGATCGCGCTGGAACTGATTGGTTCCACAGGCGCGGTCATTGATTGCGCCGAAAACGGACAGCAGGCCCTGGAGCGCTTCAAGGCCTCGCCAGAAGGTCATTACAATCTGATTTTCATGGATATCCAGATGCCGGTCATGAACGGCCTCGACGCCGCCAGGGCCATTCGCGCCCTTGAGCGGGAGGACGCCCGCGGCGTGCCCATCATCGCCATGAGCGCCAATGTCTTTGCCGAGGACATCCATGCCGCCGGAAACGCCGGTATGAACGGACACGTGCCCAAACCCATTGATCTGGGGTTGCTGCGGGAGACGCTGCGGCGCTGGCTGTCCTAGGAGCTGTTTCTAACTTGCCTTTTCGCCTCTGCCTGCGTCAGGCTCGCTTCGTGCGAAGGTCGGGTTTGAATATACCCCCTCCGCCCGGAACTCGCCTTCCTGGGCAGAGCACAAAAATCCTAAGTTAGAAAGAGCCGCTAGAGCAGATTCGCTTTGAAATGTCACCATGTTAAAGCTGCCATTCCGGGAAAAACGTCGTTTTTCCCGGAATCCACGCGCGCGGCGTTAGAGCATTTAACCCTTTACGGGATTACCGGCAGCGTTTGCGAAGCCAAGGCTAAAACGGCAGGTTAAAAGGCTGCCGCGCCTGAAACACCACGCTGTGGGCGTAGCCGAAAGAACGGGCGTAGGCCGCCAGTTGATCGAAACCGAAGGCCACGTCCGCCGTGGCATGGGCGTCCGAGCCGAAGCTGATGCTCACCCCCAGTTCGGCGGCCAAGCGCATGATTGCCGGGGCAGGATAGGGTTCGGCGAATTCCTTGCGCAGGCCCGCCGAGGAGACTTCCAGGGCCACGCCGCCGTCGCGCATGGCGAGCAACGTTTCGCGGATCAACTCCAGGCTGCCGGGCCTGTCCAGCCAGGCGTGAAAACTCTCCCAGCAACGCACCTTGATGAAGTCCGGGTGGGCCACGATATTCATCAGGCCGCTGCGGACCATGGCCGTCATCTCCCGGTAATAGTCCGCGAAACGCGCATAGCGCTCCTCCTCGCTCTCGCCCCGGCCCCAGTTCTTGGGCGAACCCACGGCCAGCATGCCCAGAAAATGCAGGCCACCGATCACATAGTCAAAGGACCAGCG
Proteins encoded:
- a CDS encoding integrase core domain-containing protein, with translation KRTANLPVWTHRYNFVRPHTALGRKPPASRLSGG
- a CDS encoding ATP-binding protein, with the protein product MLESRRHEFHLRVDVEHTDLIGDTHRIQQILLNLLSNAVKYTPDGGSISLSISESQPLNPSMSRIVIVVEDNGFGMSPEFQKRIFDSFARSDDERVNRIQGTGLGMPIVRNLARMMQGSIAIESELDRGSRFTVELDLCRRRDRRGAAGTWSGTPTVDATATPPAEPEDFSGRRVLLVEDNALNMEIALELIGSTGAVIDCAENGQQALERFKASPEGHYNLIFMDIQMPVMNGLDAARAIRALEREDARGVPIIAMSANVFAEDIHAAGNAGMNGHVPKPIDLGLLRETLRRWLS
- a CDS encoding histidinol-phosphatase produces the protein MILADVHNHTLISHGEADVAQMYEAARARGLRWYGFSEHSPLPPGYACPLYHGDLAGDFPGYVEDVLRLTSAEFPRVLLGMELDWIPSRMPYMRELAARWSFDYVIGGLHFLGMLAVGSPKNWGRGESEEERYARFADYYREMTAMVRSGLMNIVAHPDFIKVRCWESFHAWLDRPGSLELIRETLLAMRDGGVALEVSSAGLRKEFAEPYPAPAIMRLAAELGVSISFGSDAHATADVAFGFDQLAAYARSFGYAHSVVFQARQPFNLPF